A single region of the Thermoplasmata archaeon genome encodes:
- a CDS encoding regulator of amino acid metabolism, contains ACT domain protein has translation MLKRYPSQRKVARKLLEYGIRVENGVAYCGDIEQTDAGIARACEVDRRVVRTTLEHISATPELDSIFSKLRPMLSMVDMADAINCSAVVIIPTDARVPGIIADVTTVLYNSGITLRQAMVSDDGERDRSTLQIVVDGKLQENVIMLLKNCRGVASVLIK, from the coding sequence ATGCTCAAAAGATATCCTTCGCAGCGCAAGGTGGCAAGGAAGCTTCTCGAATACGGGATAAGGGTTGAGAACGGTGTTGCTTACTGTGGGGACATAGAGCAGACGGATGCGGGAATCGCGCGTGCGTGCGAGGTCGACAGAAGGGTCGTCAGGACCACTTTGGAGCACATCTCTGCCACTCCGGAGCTGGACAGCATATTCTCAAAACTAAGGCCGATGCTTTCTATGGTCGATATGGCGGATGCGATCAACTGTTCGGCTGTCGTCATCATCCCGACTGATGCAAGGGTGCCCGGCATTATCGCCGATGTCACTACCGTCCTTTACAATTCAGGCATCACGCTCAGACAGGCCATGGTAAGCGATGACGGCGAGAGGGACAGGTCCACCCTTCAGATCGTTGTCGACGGTAAGCTGCAGGAGAATGTGATCATGCTCCTCAAGAACTGCCGTGGTGTCGCCAGCGTCCTTATAAAGTGA